A DNA window from Neosynechococcus sphagnicola sy1 contains the following coding sequences:
- a CDS encoding EAL domain-containing protein, protein MSDSGSAADINYLTPNWSARLGSDYALHRFELWFQPVYHLTLGNVFHNEVLLRWRDPQDVLQPPAGFLPAITAANLLSELDRLVIHRVIYLLHRQPQLRLSVNLSPTALEDTTLCGYIRELLVHFQVEPEQLRLELNEAILLQQFTPALQLIRHLKSLGCLVLVDNFIKGELPLYCWCRLPIDAVSIDQQLIQASTTHPETQAFVRAVVQANRALGRLTIAKAVADARMLRAAQACGIDCTQGYYTKAPRDRPSHTLAMVLILVQLIILLVAIVLGFYALKTFLGIDLIPGEHTWDMVTHWFADPLGEH, encoded by the coding sequence GTGAGCGACTCTGGTTCGGCAGCTGACATTAATTATCTGACCCCAAACTGGTCTGCCCGTCTGGGATCTGACTATGCCCTGCATCGGTTCGAACTCTGGTTTCAACCCGTTTACCATCTGACCTTGGGAAATGTTTTCCATAACGAGGTGCTGCTGCGCTGGCGAGATCCCCAGGATGTCCTCCAGCCGCCCGCAGGATTTTTGCCTGCGATCACGGCTGCCAATCTCCTCTCAGAACTGGATCGACTGGTGATTCACCGCGTCATCTACCTGCTTCACCGACAACCCCAGCTGCGATTGTCGGTGAATCTTTCCCCCACAGCCCTTGAGGATACAACCCTGTGTGGTTATATTCGCGAACTGCTGGTGCATTTTCAGGTAGAGCCAGAGCAACTGCGATTGGAGTTAAATGAAGCCATCTTATTACAACAGTTTACCCCCGCCTTGCAACTGATTCGCCACCTCAAGTCCCTCGGCTGCCTGGTGTTGGTGGACAACTTTATCAAGGGTGAGTTGCCCTTGTATTGCTGGTGTCGGTTGCCCATTGATGCGGTCAGTATTGACCAGCAATTGATTCAAGCCTCCACTACTCACCCTGAAACCCAAGCCTTTGTCCGAGCCGTCGTTCAGGCCAATCGAGCCTTGGGTCGCTTAACAATTGCTAAGGCTGTGGCCGATGCACGGATGCTCAGAGCGGCTCAAGCTTGTGGCATCGACTGCACCCAAGGCTATTACACTAAAGCACCCAGAGATCGCCCCAGTCATACTCTTGCCATGGTCTTGATTCTGGTGCAACTGATCATCCTCCTGGTTGCCATTGTCCTTGGCTTCTATGCCTTGAAAACATTCCTGGGGATTGATCTGATTCCTGGAGAGCATACCTGGGATATGGTTACTCATTGGTTTGCCGATCCCCTGGGAGAACACTAG